Proteins co-encoded in one Spirosoma endbachense genomic window:
- a CDS encoding CehA/McbA family metallohydrolase domain-containing protein — protein MRKLLFLLTLLGSVATQAQVAVDLSKYTKSPTTVSQQGSDVVLTWPASGREMGRLIVSLASDKPLFSHIQLSKSGKFSEIATDMNPAFVLTIGKRDLVSQNGWNIFFDKTNRLPSKSYAVQLTKRSASVSTVGTRTVLRVGDTEADRFRGAIEITVYQGSPLFNVAAVMSTQVDSTAILYDAGLVSKNGNGPGGEPRPSNWTTLAWSDTDNRMQESPLNPTAPNKAQSVKYRTIMGSGPNGTLAVFPAPHQYFYPLDEAYNLDFTWYGTGYRSLVPEFGIGIRQDLMGDKRWVPWVNAPPGTQQRLNFFCLLSTDKPAETLAEVKRFTHNDKYPALPGYKTMSSHFHNEFTMKVVLAGKPIPEIPNFVKVFKDHGVNIVHLAEFHGPGHPKGPDSLRLRELKALHEQCKRLSNNDFLLLPGEEPNNFFGGHWLSFFPKDVYWIMSRKPEMPFVTNEPGYGKVYRIADKNDMLKLLEAENGLAWVAHARTKGSTGYPDKYKEEDFFKSDHFFGAAWKNIPADLSEPRLSRRVLDLLDDYSNWGYKKHAIAETDIFTMEPENETYAHLNVNYFQMDKLPDYNSGWQPVLDVMKQGKFFVTTGEVLLPAFTVNGKGAGETASVPADGKTTINLDVNWTFPLTFAEIVSGDGKQVYRERIDLTNTLPFSKKTYRFDTNLKNRKWVRVEVWDAAVNGAFTQQVWLENQR, from the coding sequence ATGCGAAAACTCCTTTTCCTGCTCACTCTTCTGGGATCGGTCGCCACTCAGGCTCAAGTGGCTGTTGATTTGTCGAAATACACTAAAAGTCCCACCACCGTATCGCAGCAGGGTAGCGACGTAGTACTGACCTGGCCGGCTTCGGGCCGGGAGATGGGTCGGCTAATCGTTAGTCTGGCTTCGGATAAACCGTTGTTTAGTCACATTCAGTTGTCAAAAAGTGGGAAGTTCAGCGAAATTGCCACGGACATGAACCCGGCCTTTGTTCTGACCATCGGTAAACGGGATCTAGTGTCGCAAAACGGCTGGAACATCTTTTTTGATAAAACCAACCGGCTGCCCAGTAAATCCTACGCTGTTCAACTGACCAAACGATCGGCGAGTGTCAGCACCGTTGGCACACGAACCGTGTTGCGAGTTGGTGATACTGAAGCCGATCGTTTCCGGGGAGCCATCGAAATTACGGTGTATCAGGGAAGCCCGTTATTCAACGTAGCAGCTGTCATGTCGACGCAGGTTGACTCAACGGCTATTCTCTACGACGCGGGTCTGGTGAGCAAAAACGGCAACGGTCCCGGCGGGGAACCGCGACCGTCCAACTGGACCACACTCGCCTGGTCGGATACTGACAACCGGATGCAGGAGTCTCCACTTAATCCGACGGCTCCCAACAAGGCACAGTCGGTAAAATACCGGACTATCATGGGCAGTGGTCCCAATGGAACGCTGGCTGTTTTCCCGGCTCCGCACCAGTATTTTTATCCGTTAGACGAAGCCTACAATCTTGATTTTACGTGGTATGGGACAGGCTATCGAAGCCTAGTTCCAGAGTTTGGCATCGGCATCCGGCAGGATTTAATGGGCGACAAGCGCTGGGTTCCGTGGGTCAATGCGCCCCCAGGCACACAGCAACGGCTCAACTTTTTCTGTCTACTCAGCACCGACAAACCCGCCGAAACGCTGGCCGAGGTGAAGCGATTCACGCACAACGACAAGTATCCTGCGCTGCCCGGCTACAAAACGATGTCGAGTCACTTTCACAACGAGTTCACCATGAAAGTGGTGCTGGCAGGTAAGCCCATACCGGAGATACCCAACTTTGTAAAGGTATTTAAAGACCACGGCGTGAACATTGTCCATCTGGCCGAGTTTCACGGTCCTGGCCATCCGAAAGGCCCTGACAGTTTGCGACTACGGGAGCTAAAAGCCCTTCATGAGCAATGTAAACGACTGTCGAACAATGACTTTCTGTTACTGCCCGGCGAAGAACCCAACAATTTTTTCGGCGGACACTGGTTGTCTTTCTTTCCGAAGGATGTCTACTGGATCATGTCGCGCAAACCCGAAATGCCTTTCGTGACGAATGAACCCGGCTACGGGAAGGTCTATCGGATTGCCGACAAAAATGATATGCTTAAACTCCTGGAGGCCGAAAACGGTCTGGCCTGGGTGGCCCACGCCCGTACAAAAGGCTCAACGGGCTACCCCGATAAATACAAGGAAGAAGACTTTTTTAAGTCGGATCATTTCTTCGGAGCGGCCTGGAAGAATATTCCCGCTGACCTGTCGGAACCGCGACTGAGCCGCCGGGTGCTGGATTTGCTGGACGATTATTCGAACTGGGGGTACAAAAAACACGCCATAGCCGAGACTGACATTTTTACGATGGAGCCGGAAAATGAAACCTATGCGCACCTGAATGTCAATTACTTCCAGATGGACAAACTGCCCGACTACAATTCGGGCTGGCAACCGGTTCTGGACGTAATGAAACAGGGCAAGTTTTTCGTAACAACGGGCGAAGTCCTGCTGCCAGCCTTCACGGTGAATGGCAAAGGGGCGGGCGAAACCGCTTCGGTGCCTGCCGACGGAAAAACAACCATCAATCTGGACGTAAACTGGACCTTCCCACTCACGTTCGCCGAAATTGTATCTGGCGACGGCAAGCAGGTCTACCGCGAACGTATTGACTTAACCAATACGTTGCCCTTCAGCAAAAAAACGTATCGATTCGATACAAATCTTAAAAATCGAAAGTGGGTCCGGGTCGAAGTCTGGGATGCCGCTGTGAATGGTGCGTTTACCCAACAAGTCTGGCTCGAAAACCAACGCTAA